One part of the Tenacibaculum sp. 190130A14a genome encodes these proteins:
- a CDS encoding ankyrin repeat domain-containing protein, protein MKKIFLAMFAIVLATGTMTATTSSETNHKTSYEFLEPSTFCKLIRSGNFEAVKAMIENGTNINRKSTGLTPLMFAARYNRVDILKLLIEKGAKLKVKSDNGYTALDYAKMSKAHEAYTIIKEALNKK, encoded by the coding sequence ATGAAAAAAATATTTTTAGCCATGTTTGCTATCGTTTTAGCAACTGGCACCATGACAGCAACAACATCTTCAGAAACTAACCACAAGACTTCGTACGAATTCCTAGAACCAAGCACATTTTGTAAACTTATTCGATCTGGAAATTTCGAGGCGGTAAAAGCTATGATAGAAAACGGAACCAATATTAATCGCAAATCAACAGGGTTAACACCTTTAATGTTTGCTGCAAGATATAATAGAGTAGATATCTTAAAACTTTTAATAGAAAAAGGAGCTAAATTAAAAGTTAAATCAGACAATGGATATACTGCTTTAGATTATGCTAAAATGTCAAAGGCACATGAAGCTTATACAATTATAAAGGAGGCTTTAAACAAAAAATAA
- a CDS encoding isoaspartyl peptidase/L-asparaginase has product MRKTLYLVLILPLLFSCNSSKKEVSTPKQVHEFAIVIHGGAGTILKKNMTPEKEEAYKIKLKEAITIGYNILKEGGSSLDAVEKTIHVLENSPLFNAGKGAVFTHHETNELDASIMTGIDLNAGAVAGVKNVKNPISLARKVMENSPHVLLSGDGASTFATEQGLEIVDPSYFYTEKRFQSLQKIKSKKETKLDHDEKTAFFDVDIKDSKFGTVGCVALDKSGNITAGTSTGGMTNKRWNRIGDSPIIGSGTYANNKTCGVSSTGWGEYFIRAQVAHDISAQMEYKQVSLKEATHNVIHNKLTKLGGTGGIIAIDKYGNIVYEFNTAGMYRASMNDKGTLDVQIYK; this is encoded by the coding sequence ATGAGAAAAACATTATACCTTGTGTTAATATTACCCTTACTTTTTAGTTGTAACAGCAGTAAAAAAGAGGTATCAACTCCAAAACAGGTTCATGAATTTGCTATTGTAATTCATGGAGGAGCTGGAACTATTTTAAAGAAAAATATGACTCCCGAAAAAGAAGAAGCTTATAAAATTAAATTAAAAGAAGCAATTACTATCGGATACAACATTTTAAAAGAAGGAGGATCTAGTTTAGATGCTGTTGAAAAAACAATTCATGTTTTAGAAAATTCTCCTTTATTTAATGCAGGTAAAGGGGCAGTTTTTACGCATCATGAAACCAATGAGTTGGATGCCTCTATTATGACGGGAATTGATTTAAATGCAGGTGCAGTGGCTGGAGTAAAAAATGTAAAAAACCCTATTTCTTTGGCTCGAAAAGTAATGGAAAACTCTCCTCATGTTCTTCTTTCTGGTGATGGTGCTTCAACTTTTGCAACCGAACAAGGATTAGAAATTGTTGACCCTAGTTATTTTTATACAGAAAAAAGATTTCAATCTTTACAAAAAATTAAAAGCAAAAAGGAAACAAAGCTTGACCATGATGAAAAAACTGCATTTTTTGATGTAGATATTAAGGATAGTAAATTTGGAACTGTTGGATGTGTTGCATTAGATAAAAGTGGTAATATTACGGCTGGTACGTCTACTGGAGGTATGACTAATAAACGTTGGAATAGAATAGGAGATTCTCCAATTATTGGTTCTGGTACCTATGCAAATAATAAAACTTGTGGAGTTTCTTCTACTGGTTGGGGAGAATATTTTATAAGAGCTCAAGTAGCACATGATATTTCTGCACAGATGGAATATAAACAAGTTTCTCTTAAAGAAGCAACTCATAATGTTATTCATAATAAACTTACCAAATTAGGTGGTACAGGAGGTATTATTGCTATTGACAAATACGGTAATATTGTTTATGAATTTAATACTGCCGGTATGTATAGGGCCTCTATGAATGATAAAGGAACTTTAGATGTTCAAATTTATAAATAG
- a CDS encoding OmpA family protein, translated as MSKKSTYLLGILLTILIGSLLYWFFCCSICCEKQTCSSDTNSQEVVTDDLGKSNTKEPTFIPFQIKDANGDFTFSLNENFNFDKSNFRIKDSISEALKKGVLKIKEYLDINGNKRFNITGYFTSNEKNNSAFPNLGLARANSVKNYMISQGVSSKLINTYGELKEDMNSNENGVLLGPLSYEIFTRTEASVANDEALKEACEAIKENPLMFYFKTGEFHINLTPEQKQKFAEISRCVDKFGLKISVVGHTDSTGNANTNMILGQNRANEAKKDLINFGILEENIITSSKGQTAPIADNTTEEGRSKNRRIVVTIN; from the coding sequence ATGAGTAAGAAATCAACTTATTTATTAGGTATTCTATTAACCATCCTTATCGGAAGCTTGTTGTATTGGTTTTTTTGTTGTAGCATTTGTTGTGAGAAACAAACATGCTCTTCAGATACGAATTCACAAGAAGTCGTAACAGATGATTTAGGAAAATCTAATACAAAAGAACCAACTTTTATTCCATTTCAAATTAAAGATGCAAATGGAGACTTTACTTTTTCATTAAATGAAAATTTTAATTTTGATAAATCGAATTTTCGTATTAAAGATTCAATATCCGAAGCCTTAAAAAAAGGAGTCTTAAAGATTAAAGAATACTTAGATATCAACGGAAATAAACGATTTAATATTACGGGATATTTTACCAGTAATGAAAAAAACAACTCTGCATTTCCTAATTTAGGATTGGCCCGTGCAAATTCTGTAAAGAATTATATGATTTCTCAAGGTGTTTCATCAAAACTTATCAATACTTATGGAGAACTTAAAGAGGATATGAATTCGAATGAAAATGGAGTTTTGTTAGGACCATTAAGCTACGAGATTTTTACAAGGACTGAAGCCTCGGTAGCAAATGACGAAGCTTTGAAAGAAGCTTGTGAAGCTATTAAAGAAAACCCATTAATGTTTTATTTTAAAACAGGAGAGTTTCACATTAACCTTACTCCAGAACAAAAACAAAAATTTGCAGAGATCTCTCGTTGTGTAGATAAATTTGGATTAAAAATTAGTGTAGTAGGACACACTGATAGTACAGGAAATGCTAATACAAATATGATATTAGGGCAAAACCGTGCAAATGAAGCAAAAAAAGATTTAATCAATTTTGGAATCTTAGAGGAAAATATAATAACCTCTTCTAAAGGACAAACAGCTCCTATTGCTGATAATACAACAGAAGAAGGGAGATCAAAAAACAGAAGAATTGTAGTAACTATTAACTAA
- a CDS encoding TetR/AcrR family transcriptional regulator codes for MAKNGREKIVYAAFKLFLHKGYKKTSLADIINASTLSKGAIYHHFKSKYEIYLATLDEFFFKLYDNFIVEDKHLNLFDRVKNRFLFFVDLIDFIESSDEQNTFPIRRYFQFQLESEEDPKIREHVSHTLLKLNQEIYDIIEKAIEQNEITNHLSISVISQQLLAIIEGIAIHHSTLENNGKQFLLQKYDEVVLPYLHLLTKQN; via the coding sequence ATGGCAAAAAACGGTAGAGAAAAAATTGTATACGCTGCTTTTAAACTATTCTTGCACAAGGGATATAAAAAGACAAGTTTAGCTGATATTATAAATGCTTCAACACTCTCTAAAGGAGCTATTTACCATCACTTTAAGAGTAAATATGAAATTTATCTAGCAACATTAGATGAATTCTTTTTCAAGTTATATGACAATTTTATTGTTGAGGATAAACACTTAAACTTATTCGATCGTGTTAAAAATAGGTTCTTGTTTTTTGTTGATCTTATTGACTTTATTGAGTCTTCAGATGAACAGAATACTTTTCCCATTAGAAGATATTTTCAATTTCAATTGGAAAGTGAAGAAGATCCTAAAATTAGAGAACATGTTAGTCATACTCTTTTAAAGCTTAATCAAGAAATTTATGACATTATAGAAAAAGCAATTGAGCAAAACGAAATTACAAATCATCTTTCTATATCTGTAATTTCTCAACAACTACTTGCCATTATTGAAGGAATAGCCATTCATCATTCTACCTTGGAAAACAACGGTAAGCAGTTTTTACTTCAAAAATATGATGAGGTAGTGCTACCTTATTTGCATTTACTAACAAAACAAAATTAA
- a CDS encoding alanine racemase — protein sequence MKTYFNSLNKELKNYQRAIPCLLVDLDILDKNIAHTINNLKESSSLRIVVKSLPSLELVNYLLKNTKTTNLMVFHQPFLTNLATHLSSKNDVLLGKPMPIKTADYFYQNLPKLTNGFNPYIQIQWLVDTEKRINEYISLAKKLGKKLRLNIELNVGLHRGGFSSLKELKKAFLLIEKNLDYISFSGFMGYDPHVVKLPRIIRSQKKAFQLANSFYKDCKNLLSNEFPILWEKELTFNGAGSPTFDLHKVQSSPINDIAIGSCFVKPSNFDIPTLKDYFPASFIATPILKSYINTRIPGLEKVKFLLNKKSAFIYGGFWKADYYYPKGIKQNNLFGASTNQTLVNLHKNSVLGVDDFIFLRPHQSEAVFLQFGEILPVRNGKIQKPWSLLQQY from the coding sequence ATGAAAACTTATTTTAACAGCTTAAATAAAGAGTTAAAGAACTATCAGAGAGCTATTCCTTGTTTATTGGTAGATTTAGATATTTTAGATAAGAATATTGCGCATACAATAAACAACTTAAAAGAATCATCAAGTCTTCGAATTGTTGTCAAATCTCTTCCTTCTTTGGAACTCGTAAACTATCTTCTAAAAAACACAAAGACTACCAATTTGATGGTTTTTCATCAACCTTTCTTAACCAATTTAGCGACTCATTTATCTTCTAAAAATGATGTTTTATTAGGAAAACCAATGCCTATTAAAACAGCTGATTATTTTTATCAAAACTTACCTAAGTTAACAAACGGTTTTAATCCATACATTCAAATTCAATGGCTAGTAGATACTGAAAAACGTATTAATGAATACATTTCATTAGCTAAAAAGCTTGGTAAAAAACTTCGTTTAAATATTGAACTAAATGTTGGATTGCATCGAGGAGGTTTTTCTTCACTAAAAGAATTAAAAAAAGCATTCCTCTTAATTGAAAAAAACTTGGATTATATAAGTTTTTCAGGTTTTATGGGATATGATCCACATGTAGTTAAACTACCAAGAATAATAAGATCGCAAAAAAAAGCATTTCAATTAGCAAACAGTTTTTATAAAGACTGTAAAAATTTATTATCAAATGAGTTTCCAATTTTATGGGAGAAAGAACTAACTTTTAACGGTGCTGGTAGTCCAACTTTCGACTTACACAAGGTTCAATCATCTCCAATTAATGATATTGCTATTGGTTCTTGTTTTGTAAAACCATCTAACTTTGATATTCCAACATTAAAAGACTATTTCCCTGCTAGCTTTATTGCAACCCCTATTTTAAAATCTTATATAAATACACGTATTCCAGGTTTAGAAAAAGTGAAGTTTCTATTAAACAAAAAATCAGCCTTTATATATGGCGGTTTTTGGAAAGCTGATTATTACTATCCCAAAGGAATTAAACAAAATAATCTATTTGGTGCTTCCACCAATCAAACCTTAGTTAATCTTCATAAAAACTCAGTATTAGGAGTGGATGATTTTATTTTTTTAAGACCACATCAAAGCGAAGCTGTTTTTTTACAGTTTGGAGAGATTCTTCCTGTGAGAAATGGTAAAATCCAAAAACCCTGGTCTTTATTGCAACAGTACTAA
- a CDS encoding aldehyde dehydrogenase family protein has translation MADFGIKEALAQLGLKEINNGTSTGSVNFSNGEIIESYSPVDGKLIGKVVASTREDYDKVMEAATSAFKTFRAMPAPQRGEIVRQFGNKLRELKEPLGKLVSYEMGKSYQEGLGEVQEMIDICDFAVGLSRQLNGQVIPSERPGHVMREQWHPLGVVGIISAFNFPVAVWSWNTALAWICGNVCVWKGSEKAPLCSVACQNIIAEVLKDNNLPEGISCIVNGDYKVGEYITEDTRIPLVSATGSTRMGRIVGAKVAERFGKSLLELGGNNAIIITPTADLKVVVPGAVFGAVGTAGQRCTSTRRLIIHESVYDKVRDAIVGAYGQIRIGNPLDENNHVGPLIDKDAVNTYLAAIEKAKAEGGKVLVEGGVLEGEGYESGCYVKPAIIEAENHFEIVQHETFAPILYLMKYSGDVENAIELQNGVAQGLSSSIMTSEMKEAERFLSFAGSDCGIANVNIGTSGAEIGGAFGGEKETGGGRESGSDSWKVYMRRQTNTVNYSDELPLAQGIKFDL, from the coding sequence ATGGCAGATTTTGGTATTAAAGAAGCTTTAGCTCAATTAGGCTTAAAAGAAATTAATAACGGAACTTCAACGGGTTCAGTAAACTTCTCTAATGGAGAAATTATTGAAAGTTACTCTCCAGTTGATGGTAAGTTAATAGGAAAGGTAGTAGCTAGTACTAGAGAAGATTATGATAAAGTGATGGAAGCAGCTACTTCTGCTTTTAAAACTTTTAGAGCTATGCCTGCTCCACAAAGAGGAGAAATCGTTCGTCAATTTGGAAACAAATTAAGAGAATTAAAAGAACCATTAGGTAAATTAGTTTCTTACGAAATGGGTAAATCTTACCAAGAAGGATTAGGTGAGGTTCAAGAAATGATTGATATCTGTGATTTTGCTGTTGGATTATCACGTCAGTTAAACGGACAAGTAATTCCATCAGAAAGACCAGGGCATGTAATGAGAGAGCAATGGCACCCGTTAGGTGTTGTTGGAATTATTTCAGCATTTAACTTCCCTGTTGCTGTATGGTCTTGGAATACAGCTTTAGCTTGGATTTGTGGTAATGTATGTGTTTGGAAAGGTTCAGAAAAAGCTCCTTTATGTTCAGTAGCATGTCAAAACATTATTGCTGAGGTATTAAAAGATAACAACTTACCAGAAGGTATTTCTTGTATTGTTAATGGAGATTATAAAGTAGGAGAGTACATTACAGAAGATACTCGTATTCCTTTAGTATCTGCTACAGGATCTACAAGAATGGGACGTATCGTTGGTGCTAAAGTGGCAGAGCGTTTTGGTAAATCATTATTAGAATTAGGAGGAAACAACGCAATCATTATTACACCCACTGCAGATTTAAAAGTAGTTGTTCCGGGTGCTGTATTTGGAGCAGTAGGAACTGCCGGACAACGTTGTACGTCTACACGTCGTTTAATTATTCATGAATCTGTTTATGATAAAGTAAGAGATGCTATTGTTGGTGCATACGGACAAATCAGAATCGGAAACCCATTAGATGAAAACAATCACGTTGGACCATTAATTGATAAAGATGCAGTAAATACTTACTTAGCAGCAATTGAAAAAGCAAAAGCTGAAGGAGGTAAAGTATTAGTTGAAGGAGGAGTTTTAGAAGGTGAAGGATATGAAAGCGGATGCTACGTTAAACCAGCAATTATAGAAGCAGAAAACCATTTTGAAATTGTTCAACATGAAACGTTTGCTCCAATTTTATATTTAATGAAATATTCAGGTGATGTAGAGAATGCAATTGAATTGCAAAATGGCGTTGCTCAAGGATTATCTTCTTCAATTATGACAAGCGAAATGAAAGAAGCAGAAAGATTCTTGTCGTTTGCCGGTTCAGATTGTGGTATTGCCAATGTAAATATTGGTACTTCAGGAGCTGAGATTGGTGGTGCTTTTGGTGGAGAGAAAGAAACTGGAGGTGGACGTGAGTCTGGTTCAGATTCTTGGAAAGTTTATATGAGAAGACAAACGAATACTGTAAACTATTCTGATGAGCTTCCTTTAGCTCAAGGAATTAAGTTTGACTTATAA
- a CDS encoding D-arabinono-1,4-lactone oxidase, whose translation MKNWAENILWNPSKVAMPSTEKEIQQLVLQAVNNHKKIRVIGSGHSFTALCSTEHVLISLDKYQGKIHIDKEKNIATVKAGTKLSLLGELLFEEGLAMENLGDINVQSIAGAISTGTHGTGVQLKSISNQVIGLKLINGKGEVITCSPTKNVALFKAAQVSLGAFGIITEVTLQCVPTYKLKLQNKKENLDQVLATLDQRNAENRNFEFYWIPYTNTAWTKTSNIVEDSEPDKVNFFNYWTEYVLENYVFKVFCEYAKLFPSQNKTVANITAASITNVKKVYHSHKVYATQRLVKFHEMEYNIPAETYKDVFKDVKKIVNSKKFNIHFPIENRWVKGDDIYMSPAYGRDSAYIACHVYNKKDSTAYFKALEEVFRAYNGRPHWGKMNTVSADDIHVMYPKFDTFMLLRKEHDPENIFVNTYLKTLLGL comes from the coding sequence ATGAAAAACTGGGCCGAAAATATCTTGTGGAATCCTTCAAAAGTAGCAATGCCTTCAACGGAAAAAGAAATTCAACAACTCGTTTTACAAGCTGTAAACAATCATAAAAAAATCAGAGTTATTGGTTCCGGACATTCTTTTACCGCTCTTTGTAGTACAGAGCATGTTTTGATCAGTTTAGATAAGTATCAAGGTAAAATTCATATTGATAAAGAAAAAAATATTGCTACTGTAAAAGCAGGGACAAAACTATCGTTATTGGGAGAATTGTTGTTCGAGGAAGGTCTGGCTATGGAAAATTTAGGAGACATTAATGTACAATCTATAGCAGGTGCAATTAGTACAGGAACACATGGTACCGGCGTTCAATTAAAATCAATAAGTAATCAGGTTATAGGTTTAAAACTTATTAATGGTAAAGGTGAAGTTATCACTTGTTCTCCAACAAAAAATGTAGCGTTATTTAAAGCAGCTCAAGTTTCTTTAGGAGCTTTTGGTATAATTACAGAAGTTACACTTCAATGCGTTCCTACGTATAAATTAAAGCTTCAAAACAAAAAAGAAAACTTAGATCAAGTATTAGCTACTTTAGATCAAAGAAATGCAGAAAACAGGAACTTTGAATTCTATTGGATTCCTTATACAAACACTGCTTGGACAAAGACCTCAAATATTGTAGAAGACTCTGAACCTGATAAAGTGAATTTTTTTAATTACTGGACAGAATATGTTTTAGAAAATTATGTTTTTAAGGTTTTTTGTGAGTACGCTAAATTATTCCCTTCTCAAAACAAAACTGTTGCCAATATTACTGCTGCAAGCATTACCAATGTAAAAAAAGTATATCATAGTCATAAAGTTTACGCTACGCAACGTTTGGTTAAATTTCATGAAATGGAATACAATATTCCTGCCGAAACATATAAAGATGTTTTTAAAGATGTCAAAAAAATAGTCAACTCTAAAAAATTCAACATTCACTTTCCAATAGAAAACAGATGGGTGAAAGGAGATGATATTTACATGAGTCCAGCCTATGGCAGAGATTCGGCATATATTGCTTGTCATGTCTATAATAAAAAAGATAGTACAGCTTATTTTAAGGCTCTTGAAGAGGTTTTTAGGGCTTATAATGGTAGACCACATTGGGGAAAAATGAACACTGTTTCTGCTGATGATATTCATGTCATGTATCCTAAGTTTGATACTTTTATGTTACTTAGAAAAGAGCATGATCCGGAAAATATCTTTGTAAATACGTACCTTAAAACTTTATTGGGTCTTTAA
- a CDS encoding RNA polymerase sigma factor — MALEELIKRCCQQELKAQAEMYELFARKLFALCLKYSRNYQDAEDTLQDSFLTIFKKIEQYNNKGSFEGWVKRITINTALQKYKEKSPLQLIKEEGLVEEEVDLNESLNLDVLLELIQKLPDRYRLVFNLYVLDNFSHKEIAKMLDISEGTSKSNLSRAKLILKEQIKMFKSIEIEA, encoded by the coding sequence ATAGCATTAGAGGAACTAATAAAAAGGTGTTGCCAACAAGAATTAAAGGCGCAAGCGGAGATGTATGAACTCTTTGCAAGGAAACTTTTTGCTCTGTGCTTAAAATATTCTAGAAATTATCAAGATGCAGAAGATACGCTTCAAGATAGTTTTTTAACGATCTTTAAAAAGATAGAACAGTATAATAACAAAGGATCTTTTGAAGGCTGGGTTAAAAGGATAACTATTAACACAGCTTTACAGAAATATAAAGAAAAGTCTCCTCTTCAACTTATAAAAGAAGAAGGGTTAGTAGAAGAGGAAGTTGATTTAAATGAAAGTTTGAATTTAGATGTTTTGTTGGAGTTAATACAAAAACTTCCAGACAGGTATAGATTGGTGTTCAATTTGTATGTTTTAGATAATTTTTCGCACAAAGAAATTGCGAAAATGCTAGACATTTCAGAAGGAACATCAAAATCTAACCTGTCTAGAGCAAAATTAATTCTAAAAGAACAGATAAAGATGTTTAAAAGTATAGAGATAGAGGCTTAA
- a CDS encoding acyl transferase — protein MREQVFNIKDTNDFTRISLEIFNHQFKYNRVYRSFCDLLYIHPSDVKSIQEIPFLPIQFFKTKEVIASKDDIQEVFSSSGTTGSITSKHYVTDLHWYEQSYLKGFEHFYGNIEDYVVLALLPNYLERKGSSLVYMVDDLIKKSKHEESGFYLSNIDELANKLKVLDTQHQKVLLIGVSFALLDLIEKYKFNLQNTIVMETGGMKGRRKELIREELHSLLCQGFGVQQIHSEYGMTELLSQGYSKGNGIFNCPPWMRILTRDTEDPLTIKSNGTSGGINVIDLANYNSCSFIATQDLGKVHSNSSFEIIGRFDNSDIRGCNLMVL, from the coding sequence ATGAGAGAACAAGTTTTTAACATAAAAGATACAAACGATTTTACGCGTATTTCACTTGAAATTTTTAATCATCAATTCAAGTATAATAGAGTGTACAGGTCATTTTGCGACTTACTATACATTCATCCTTCGGATGTGAAGTCGATACAAGAAATCCCTTTTTTACCTATTCAGTTTTTTAAAACAAAAGAAGTTATTGCCTCTAAAGATGATATTCAGGAGGTTTTTTCTAGCTCAGGAACCACTGGCAGTATTACCAGTAAACATTATGTAACCGATTTACATTGGTATGAGCAAAGTTATTTAAAAGGCTTTGAACATTTTTATGGAAATATTGAAGACTATGTAGTTTTAGCATTACTTCCTAATTACCTTGAAAGAAAAGGTTCTTCTTTAGTTTATATGGTAGATGATTTAATTAAAAAATCGAAACATGAAGAAAGTGGTTTCTACCTAAGTAACATTGATGAATTAGCAAATAAATTAAAGGTTTTAGATACTCAACATCAAAAAGTATTGCTCATAGGAGTTTCTTTTGCCTTGTTGGACTTAATTGAAAAATATAAGTTCAATTTGCAGAATACCATTGTTATGGAAACTGGAGGAATGAAAGGAAGAAGGAAAGAATTAATTCGTGAAGAGCTTCATTCGTTATTATGTCAAGGGTTTGGTGTACAGCAAATTCATTCAGAATATGGTATGACAGAGTTATTAAGTCAGGGATACTCTAAAGGAAATGGTATATTTAACTGCCCTCCTTGGATGCGCATATTAACTCGAGATACAGAAGACCCTTTAACCATAAAATCTAATGGAACATCTGGAGGTATAAACGTTATTGATTTAGCCAACTACAACTCCTGTTCTTTTATTGCTACTCAAGATCTCGGTAAAGTGCATTCAAATAGTAGTTTTGAAATTATTGGTAGGTTTGATAATTCAGATATAAGAGGTTGTAACTTAATGGTTTTGTAA
- a CDS encoding DUF1800 domain-containing protein: MKAKHLQHLYNRIGFGITPLEMNKYVHLNREEVVAVLFKESEKVSPLTIDTSFVTNLTREDFKNKKKRRELMKISRKKIMELNKAWLDRLYNPRELLREKMTLFWANHFVCEDKNILFAQQYNNTLREYALGDFRSFVKAISKEPAMIKYLNNKQNKKRSPNENFARELMELFTLGQGNYSETDIKESARAFTGYNHSFLGEFRMRRRQHDEGEKTFLGQTGNFDGDDVIDIILEQKQCARFICEKIYRYFINEKLNADFIDQMVSEFYPKYNIKTLMRFVLTSPWFYKEEHIGTKIKSPIEFLVGMHTVVPFTIENNKHSLLIQKLLGQILLRPPNVAGWKGGRTWIDSNTIVTRLRLPSVLLNNAEITYSDKGGLEDTIRDFSEKKLRRKTFIKAIPNWQLFENNYPTNSNKGLIEKVLVSSVNKGTKELLENSEFVSKEDFCVQLMSLPEYQLC, translated from the coding sequence ATGAAAGCAAAGCATTTACAACATTTATACAACAGAATTGGGTTTGGAATTACACCTTTAGAAATGAATAAGTATGTACACTTAAATAGGGAGGAAGTTGTAGCTGTTTTGTTTAAAGAATCAGAAAAAGTGAGCCCGTTGACTATTGATACGTCTTTTGTTACAAATCTTACAAGAGAAGATTTTAAAAACAAAAAGAAACGAAGAGAATTAATGAAGATCAGTAGGAAAAAAATCATGGAACTAAACAAAGCTTGGTTAGACAGATTATACAATCCAAGAGAGTTGTTAAGAGAAAAAATGACCCTTTTTTGGGCAAATCACTTTGTTTGTGAAGATAAAAATATATTGTTTGCTCAGCAGTATAACAATACACTAAGAGAATATGCATTGGGTGATTTTAGAAGCTTTGTAAAGGCTATTTCTAAAGAGCCAGCTATGATAAAATATTTAAACAATAAACAGAATAAAAAAAGAAGTCCGAATGAGAATTTCGCAAGAGAATTGATGGAACTCTTTACGCTAGGACAAGGAAATTACTCAGAAACAGATATTAAGGAAAGCGCAAGAGCTTTTACAGGGTATAACCATAGTTTTTTGGGTGAATTTAGAATGCGTAGAAGACAACATGATGAAGGAGAAAAAACGTTTTTAGGTCAAACAGGAAATTTTGATGGAGACGATGTTATTGATATAATTCTAGAACAAAAACAATGTGCTAGATTTATCTGTGAAAAAATCTATCGCTATTTTATAAATGAAAAATTAAATGCAGATTTTATTGATCAAATGGTTTCAGAGTTTTATCCTAAGTATAATATTAAAACTTTGATGCGATTTGTGTTAACATCTCCCTGGTTTTATAAAGAAGAACATATTGGAACCAAAATAAAATCACCAATAGAATTTTTAGTAGGAATGCACACTGTGGTTCCATTCACTATAGAAAATAACAAGCATAGTTTATTGATTCAAAAATTATTAGGACAAATCTTATTACGTCCACCGAATGTAGCAGGGTGGAAAGGAGGAAGAACATGGATTGATAGCAACACTATTGTGACTAGATTAAGACTCCCTTCGGTGCTTTTAAACAATGCTGAAATCACCTATTCTGATAAAGGAGGTTTAGAAGATACTATTAGAGACTTTAGTGAGAAAAAATTAAGAAGAAAAACATTTATAAAAGCTATACCTAATTGGCAATTGTTTGAGAATAATTATCCAACAAACTCTAATAAAGGTTTAATAGAAAAAGTTCTTGTTAGTTCTGTAAATAAGGGAACAAAAGAATTATTAGAAAACAGTGAATTTGTGTCTAAAGAAGACTTTTGCGTACAGTTAATGTCATTACCAGAGTATCAATTATGTTAA